Sequence from the bacterium genome:
GCGAGCGTGGTGCCCGCCGCCACGAGCACGGCGAGGCGGCCGCGAATGGATTCCTTCGCATTCCTCGTGTCCATCATCGCCTCCACAGGACTGCCGGGTCCCCTGCGTCGGGGACCGTTGGTTCACTTCGCCCTCTCGGATGCCGCCGGCCTGCGCCAGCGTTGCCCGTCCGGCGCTGCTGGCGGCCGCGTGAGGAGCCGCCGGTCGCCCGTCCGGTGACACGCCACCGACGCGGTCGGCGCCCCGTGGCGGACCGGAGCGTGCGATCGGACGGGCGAGGCGTGCCTCCGCACGACCCCGAGAGGGTCGGCCCGAACGCCGTCGGATCCGAACCGCACGAAAACCCCCGCCCACGTCTTGCCCCCCGGTCGCCGATCCCCCTAGCTTGGCCGCATGGAAGCCGCACTCCTCATCCTCGCCGTACTCGGCTTCGTCGCCGTGCTCGTGCTCCTCGTCCGCGCGGCGTTCGGCGTGCTGCGCCACGGCGTGGATGCGTTCCTTGCCCGCGAGGCCGTCGAGGCGCGGGCACGCAGAGGGGACCTGACCGGGATGGCGGAAGCACAGGATTGGAACCGTGGCGCCCGGCGCGCGCGCCTCCGTTGCAGCGTGCTCGCGGCGCTGTGGCTCGCGGGGCTCGTCGCACCTGCCTTCACCCCGTGGACGCGCGAGGTGTACGCGGCGTACGCGGTGCTCTGGTTGTTCGCCCCGCCCCGTCCCGCACTGCGGCCGAAATGATCCGCGTCACATTCCTGGGCACCGCCGCGAGCCGCCCCACCGTCGGCCGGAACGTCAGCGCGATCCTGATCAACCGCGAGGGCGAGCTGCTGATGTTCGACTGCGGCGAGGGCACGCAGCGGCAGATGATGCGGTTCGGGACCGGCTTCACGGTGCGGGACATTTTCGTCACGCACATGCACGCGGACCACTTCCTGGGCATCATCGGGCTGCTGCGCACGATGGGGCTCCAGGGGAGGCAGGAGCCCATCGCGCTGTGGGCGCCGGTCGGCGGCGGCTCGATCCTCCGCGATGCCGTGAACCTCGGCGTCGAGCGCGTGTCGTTCGGCATCGAGATCCACGAGCTGGAGCCGGACCAGCGCGTCGAGCGTGACGGCTACGACATCATCGCGTACCGCACGCAGCACGGCGGACGTTCCCTGGGCTACGTGCTCGCCGAGCACCAGCGCCGCGGCCGCTTCAACCCGGAGCGTGCGCGCGAGTTGGGCGTGCCGGAAGGGCCGCTGTTCGGCAAGCTGCACCGCGGCGAGCCGGTGGAGGTGAACGGCCGGATCGTGCGGCCGGAGGACGTCGTGGGGCCGCCGCGCCCTGGCCGGAAGATCGTCTACACGGGCGACACGCGGCCCACGCGGCGCACGGTCGAGGTGGCGCGGGAGGCGGACCTCCTGATCCACGACGCCACCTTCTCCCACGACGAGGTGGACCGCGCCCGCACGACCGGCCACTCCACCGCGCGGGAGGCGGCCGAGGTCGCCCGGCGGGCCGGCGTCCTCCGTCTCGCCCTGACCCACATCTCGTCCCGCTACGCGGACGACCCGCGGGCGCTCGAGCGCGAGGCGCGCGCGGTGTTCCACGGCGCCTTCGTCGCCTACGACGGGCTCGAGCTCGAGGTGCCGTACCGCCAGGAGGAGGGCGGGTGATGGCAGCGGGCGATGCGGCCCACGAGTTCCGCTGCGTCGCCATCGTGGGGCTCGGCCTCATCGGCGGATCGCTCGCGCTGGCGTTGCGGCGGCTGCCGGACCCGCCCCGCATCGTCGCGACCAGCGCGGACTCCGCGGACCTGGAGCGCGCGCTGGCCGACGGGATCGTGGACAGCGCCGCGGCCGATCCGGCGAGCGCGGTGGGAGAGGCGGACCTCGTCGTCTATGCCACCCCCGTGAGCGTCACACTCGAGCTGCTGGCCTCGACCCGCTCACGGATCCGGGACGGTGCCGTGGTGACCGACGTCGGCAGCGTCAAGCGCTCCGTGGTGAGCCGTGCCCGCGCGGTGGGGCTGGGTGCCCGGTTCGTCGGAGGCCATCCCCTCGCCGGCAGCCACCGGTCCGGCTTCGCCGCGGCCCGCGCCGACCTGTACGACGGCGCCCGCGTCTGGCTCACGCCACCGGAAGGCGGCCGCACGCAGGACGGGGAGGAGACGCGCGCACTCGAACGCGTCGCCGCGCTCTGGCGGAGCGTGGGCGCCGAGCCCGCGGTGATCGGGGCCGAGGAGCACGACCGGCTCATGGCGTGGGCGAGCCACCTTCCACAGCTCGCGGCGTCCGCCCTGGCCACGGCGCTCGCGCGGGGGGGCATCGCTCCCGCCGATCTCGGCCCCGGCGGCGCGGACACCACCCGCATCGCCGCGAGCCCGCCCTCCCTTTGGGCGGACATCCTGCGCCACAACGCCGACTACCTGCGCCGGCCGCTGGAGTCGCTGCAGGGCGCGCTCGCCCACTTCGCCGCCGCCCTCGAGCGCGGCGACCGCGAGGCGCTCGAGCGCCTGCTCGCCGTTGCCAGCGCCTGGCGTTCGGAGGAGTGAATGTCGTACGACGCTCGCTACGAGCTCCACGTCCCTGGCGACAAGTCCATCACGCACCGGGCGCTGATGCTCGCCGCGCTCGCCCGCGGCACCAGCCGCCTGAGCGGCCTGCTGCCGGCCGCGGACACGCAGTCCACCGCCCGCGTGCTGCGCGCGCTGGGCGTGCATCTCCCGGACGTACCGGAGGACGGCGCCCCCATCGTCATCGCAGGACACGGGCTTCGTCCGTTCCGCCAGCCCGCCGGCCCGCTGGACTGCGGCAACAGCGGCACCACGGCCCGGCTGATGCTCGGCCTGCTGGCGGGACACCCGTTCCGGGCCGTCCTCACCGGCGACGACTCGCTCCGCTCCCGCCCGATGCGCCGCGTCACCGAGCCGCTCACCCGTATGGGCGCATGCTTCACCGAGCTCGGCGAGCCGGACCGCCTCCCCATCGAGGTCGAAGGCGGGCCGCTCCGGCCCATCCAGTACGCGAGCCCCCGCGCCAGCGCGCAGGTCAAGAGCGCATTGCTCCTGGCCGGCCTCACCGGCGGCGCGCGGGTCGAGGTCACCGAGCCCGTGGCCTCTCGCGATCACACCGAGCGCATGCTCCGGGCGATGGGCGCCGACCTCACGGTGCGGTGCGGTGCGGACGGCGTGTGCATCACCCTCGAGCCGCCAGCCCTCCTCGAGCCCCTCGACCTCACCGTGCCCGGCGACTTCTCGTCCGCCGCGTTCTTCATCGCGCTCGGCTTGCTCTCGCGCACCGGGCCGCTCCGCATCCGGCGCGTCGGCATCAACCCCACGCGCACCGGCCTGATCCCCGTCCTCGAGCGGATGGGGGCCCGGATCGAGCTGCTGGAGGCGTGCGACGTTTGCGGTGAGCCGGTCGCCGACGTATTCGTATGGCCGTCGGCGCTCGAGGCGACCACCGTCGAGGCCGCCGAGATCCCGGCCATGATCGACGAGGTGCCGGTGCTCGCCGTCCTCGCCGCCCGAGCCCGCGGCGAGACCCGCATCACCGGCGCCGCCGAGCTCCGGGTCAAGGAGTCCGACCGGCTGGCCGCCCTCGCAGCGAACCTGCGCGCCATCGGCGCCGAGGCCGAAGAGCTCCCGGACGGCCTCATCGTCCGCGGCTCCGACGCACCGCTCGCCGGACGCGTACGGAGCTTCGGCGACCACCGCATCGCCATGGCCTTCGGCGTCCTCGCGGCGCTGCCCGATCACCGCATCGAGATCGACGACCCCAGCGTCGTCGCCATCAGCAACCCCGCCTTCTGGGCGGACGTTCGCCGCGTGGCTGCGGCACTGGAGCGCTCATGATCATCGCGATTGACGGGCCCGCGGGCTCCGGTAAGACGACGACCGCGCGGGCTGTCGCCCAGCAGCTCGGCTTCCGGCACCTCGAGACCGGCGCCTTCTACCGCGCCATCACCCTGGCCGCCCTCCGCGCCGGCATCCCGCCGGAGAAGTGGGGCGAGCTCACCGGCGCCGACCTGGACGAGCTGGGCTTCGAGGTGCGCCCCGACGACTTCGGCTTCCGGTTCTACCTCGGCGATGAGGACGTGACCGACGCCCTTCGTAGCGACCTGGTCACCCAGCGGGTCTCGGATATGGCGGCGGTGCCCGCCGTCCGGGCCTGGATGCTCGGCCGCATCCGGGCCGCCGCCCGGGAGGCGGACGTCGTCGCCGACGGCCGCGACATCGGCACCATCGTGTTCCCGAACGCCGACATCAAGATCTTCCTGACCGCCCGGCCCGAGGTCCGCGCCAGGCGCCGCCTCCTCCAGCGCGGCTCGGCCGAGCCCACCCCGGCCGCCATCGCCGCCGAAGCGGAGCGCCTCACCGAGCGCGACCGGAAAGACTCCGAGCGCGCCACCGCGCCGCTGCGCCGGGCGCCGGACGCGGTTGTCGTCGACACCACGGCGCTCACCTTCGACCAGCAGGTCGAGCGGATCGTCGGGCTCGTCGTCCGCCGGAGCAAACGACCGTGAGCCGCCGAAGCGCTTGACGGAGCGAAATTCTTGCACTATAATCCATTGCTTACGTTCGAGACCGGCCCGCGGTGGGCCGGCCGACGAGGGAGGGCGAGT
This genomic interval carries:
- the aroA gene encoding 3-phosphoshikimate 1-carboxyvinyltransferase; the encoded protein is MSYDARYELHVPGDKSITHRALMLAALARGTSRLSGLLPAADTQSTARVLRALGVHLPDVPEDGAPIVIAGHGLRPFRQPAGPLDCGNSGTTARLMLGLLAGHPFRAVLTGDDSLRSRPMRRVTEPLTRMGACFTELGEPDRLPIEVEGGPLRPIQYASPRASAQVKSALLLAGLTGGARVEVTEPVASRDHTERMLRAMGADLTVRCGADGVCITLEPPALLEPLDLTVPGDFSSAAFFIALGLLSRTGPLRIRRVGINPTRTGLIPVLERMGARIELLEACDVCGEPVADVFVWPSALEATTVEAAEIPAMIDEVPVLAVLAARARGETRITGAAELRVKESDRLAALAANLRAIGAEAEELPDGLIVRGSDAPLAGRVRSFGDHRIAMAFGVLAALPDHRIEIDDPSVVAISNPAFWADVRRVAAALERS
- a CDS encoding (d)CMP kinase, which produces MIIAIDGPAGSGKTTTARAVAQQLGFRHLETGAFYRAITLAALRAGIPPEKWGELTGADLDELGFEVRPDDFGFRFYLGDEDVTDALRSDLVTQRVSDMAAVPAVRAWMLGRIRAAAREADVVADGRDIGTIVFPNADIKIFLTARPEVRARRRLLQRGSAEPTPAAIAAEAERLTERDRKDSERATAPLRRAPDAVVVDTTALTFDQQVERIVGLVVRRSKRP
- the rnz gene encoding ribonuclease Z, encoding MIRVTFLGTAASRPTVGRNVSAILINREGELLMFDCGEGTQRQMMRFGTGFTVRDIFVTHMHADHFLGIIGLLRTMGLQGRQEPIALWAPVGGGSILRDAVNLGVERVSFGIEIHELEPDQRVERDGYDIIAYRTQHGGRSLGYVLAEHQRRGRFNPERARELGVPEGPLFGKLHRGEPVEVNGRIVRPEDVVGPPRPGRKIVYTGDTRPTRRTVEVAREADLLIHDATFSHDEVDRARTTGHSTAREAAEVARRAGVLRLALTHISSRYADDPRALEREARAVFHGAFVAYDGLELEVPYRQEEGG
- a CDS encoding prephenate dehydrogenase/arogenate dehydrogenase family protein → MAAGDAAHEFRCVAIVGLGLIGGSLALALRRLPDPPRIVATSADSADLERALADGIVDSAAADPASAVGEADLVVYATPVSVTLELLASTRSRIRDGAVVTDVGSVKRSVVSRARAVGLGARFVGGHPLAGSHRSGFAAARADLYDGARVWLTPPEGGRTQDGEETRALERVAALWRSVGAEPAVIGAEEHDRLMAWASHLPQLAASALATALARGGIAPADLGPGGADTTRIAASPPSLWADILRHNADYLRRPLESLQGALAHFAAALERGDREALERLLAVASAWRSEE